In the genome of Aspergillus luchuensis IFO 4308 DNA, chromosome 2, nearly complete sequence, one region contains:
- the HXT1 gene encoding sugar porter family MFS transporter (COG:A;~EggNog:ENOG410PFSV;~InterPro:IPR005829,IPR005828,IPR003663,IPR036259, IPR020846;~PFAM:PF00083,PF07690;~TransMembrane:10 (i20-37o49-65i77-96o108-130i199-221o233-254i261-280o300-322i334-357o363-384i);~go_component: GO:0016020 - membrane [Evidence IEA];~go_component: GO:0016021 - integral component of membrane [Evidence IEA];~go_function: GO:0022857 - transmembrane transporter activity [Evidence IEA];~go_process: GO:0055085 - transmembrane transport [Evidence IEA]), with protein MIGALVAAPIADRMGRKLSICLWSIIHIVGIIIQIATDSNWVQVAMGRWVAGLGVGALSSIVPMYQSESAPRQVRGAMVSAFQLFVAFGIFISYIINFGTERIQSTASWRITMGIGFAWPLILAVGSLFLPESPRFAYRHGRIDEAREVMCKLYGVGPNHRCIAQEMKDMKDKLDEEKAAGQAAWHELFTGPRMFYRTLLGIALQSLQQLTGANFIFYYGNSIFTSTGLSNSYVTQIILGAVNFGMTLPGLYVVEHFGRRNSLMVGAAWMFICFMIWASVGHFALDLADPQATPAAGKAMIIFTCFFIVGFATTWGPIVWAICGEMYPARYRALCIGIATAANWTWNFLISFFTPFISSSIDFAYGYVFAGCCFAAIFVVFFFVNETQGRTLEEVDTMYVLHVKPWQSASWVPPEGIVQDMHRPPSSSKQEGQAEMAEHTEPTELRE; from the coding sequence ATGATTGGTGCCCTGGTTGCTGCTCCTATTGCGGACCGCATGGGCCGCAAGCTCTCCATCTGTCTCTGGTCTATCATTCACATTGTCGGTATCATCATTCAGATTGCCACCGACTCCAACTGGGTTCAGGTCGCTATGGGTCGTTGGGTTGCCGGTCTGGGTGTTGGTGCCCTCTCCAGCATTGTCCCCATGTACCAGAGTGAATCTGCTCCCCGTCAGGTCCGTGGTGCCATGGTCAGTGCCTTCCAGCTGTTCGTCGCCTTCggtatcttcatctcctacATCATCAACTTTGGTACCGAGAGAATCCAGTCGACTGCTTCCTGGCGTATCACCATGGGCATTGGCTTTGCCTGGCCCTTGATTCTGGCCGTCGGCTCTCTCTTCCTGCCCGAGTCTCCTCGTTTCGCCTACCGCCATGGCCGtatcgatgaggcccgtgaGGTTATGTGCAAGCTCTACGGTGTCGGCCCCAACCACCGCTGCATTGcccaggagatgaaggacaTGAAGGACAAGCtcgacgaggagaaggccgctGGCCAGGCTGCCTGGCACGAGCTGTTCACCGGCCCTCGCATGTTCTATCGTACCCTGCTCGGTATTGCTCTGCAGTCCCTCCAGCAGCTGACCGGTGCCAATTTCATCTTCTACTACGGTAACAGTATCTTCACCTCCACTGGTCTGAGCAACAGCTACGTCACTCAGATCATTTTGGGTGCTGTCAACTTCGGTATGACCCTGCCCGGTCTGTACGTCGTCGAGCACTTTGGTCGTCGTAACAGTCTGATGGTCGGTGCCGCCTGGATGTTCATCTGTTTCATGATCTGGGCTTCCGTTGGTCACTTCGCTCTGGATCTCGCCGACCCTCAGGCCACTCCTGCCGCTGGTAAGGCCatgatcatcttcacctgcttcttcatcgtTGGTTTCGCCACCACCTGGGGTCCTATTGTCTGGGCCATCTGTGGTGAGATGTACCCCGCCCGCTACCGTGCTCTCTGCATTGGAATTGCCACCGCTGCCAACTGGACCTGGAACTTcctcatctccttcttcaccccctTCATCTCTAGCTCCATTGACTTCGCCTACGGCTACGTCTTTGCTGGATGCTGTTTCGCCGCCATCttcgttgtcttcttctttgtcaacGAGACCCAGGGTCGCACTCTCGAGGAGGTCGACACCATGTACGTGCTCCACGTCAAGCCCTGGCAGAGTGCCAGCTGGGTTCCCCCGGAGGGTATTGTCCAGGACATGCACCgtcccccttcctcttccaagcaGGAGGGTCAGGCTGAGATGGCTGAGCACACTGAGCCCACTGAGCTCCGCGAGTAA